DNA sequence from the Labrus bergylta chromosome 13, fLabBer1.1, whole genome shotgun sequence genome:
CGGGACATCCCTACTACATTTAATATGCATCACAAGATATATATTGAAATTGAATGCATAAtcacttgtgtttattttgcacATACAGGTATGGCAATGAACCACCAAGGCAATCCTCGTATGATGGGACCTGGAAACCCCGGACCCATGTCTGCACTCAGCCCCCTGGGGATGAATCCAATGGGATCCCAGCCCCTCTCTCACGGTATGCCCCCTCAGATGCCCTCTCCAAATGCCCCAAACATGGGCCCAGGCATGATGCCTCATGGCATGATGATACCACCAAATCCTCAAGACCCCGTTATGGGAAACCCACAAATGATGCCCCAGGGACGCATGGGTTATCCTCATCGAGGCCAAGCATACCCCCTCACCCAGTCCCCCTCCCAGCAAGGACCTTTCTCCCCGCACAATGGTCCCGGTCCCCAAGGCTTCCCTGGACATCCGATGGGCTTCCAGGGAGAGGGAGGGCCTTTGGGCGGAAGGATGGGGAACATGCCTCATGGGGGTGGGGGTGATGGTGGTATGTGCAAGCCCAACACTCCTGGAGGGCCGGAGTTCAACAACATGCAAGGTGGATTCAGCGATGCAGACCTTCACGAGGTGATGCGACCGGGAGCGTCGGGCATTCCTGAGTTTGATCTGTCCAGGATAATCCCGTCAGAGAAGCCCAGCCAGACTCTGTCGTATTTCCCTCGAGGTGGAGGAGACAACCCCGGGGGGAAACCACCACACCCCTCTGGCTTCCCCATGCAGGGCATGATGGGAGACGGTCCACCGAGGATGGGAATGTCCATGCAGGGGATGGGGGGGATGCCAGGGGGCCCTGGTGGGGTAATGGGTCCCCAAGACATGCCAATGGGCAACCCTGGTCACAACTCTATGCGGCCACCGGGATTTATGGGCCAAGGCATGATGGGACCCCAGCACCGGATGATGTCCCCTGGGGGACCAGGAGGTATGATGCAGGGGAGACAAATGGCCCACCCAGGACCTGGTGGCTCACCTaacatgatgatgtcacttcAAGGCATGGGTGGCCCCCCTCAGCAGACAATGATGATGGGGGGTCAGATGAGGCCGCGTGACATGGACATGGGGTTCAGTCCAGGCCCTGGAATGTTCTGATTCAACAGAAACCTTGTATCTAGAATGTCATTGGACAGTACATAGGAGGGAGCAAAGGTGTCATTTTGTGGAGAACTCTGACGGACTTAAACAAAGGAAGTATAATAGTAGAGGAGGATTTACCCAGATATGAACAAAATGGAGCATACCAGTCACAAATAGTAATGTCCTGTGGGAACTCTTCCAGTGGAGACTCGGGGACAAGCCCAGATTGGAGTACTTTTGCCACAAGAACATTGAATTTTTGACTCATGAACTTCAGAATGTATGAGATTTGTTGTGCATCATTtttcgcaaaaaaaaaaaactgttcttgtgttttttttgattATCTTGACTATAAAGACGACTTCAACATCAAAGAGGAATACAACCTAACAAGTCAGCGTGGAGATGCTTCAGTATATGTCtacttttttcaaattaaaacaaaaaaatcaaaaaaacaaaatttgtcACAAAAGTGGTGTGGAACAAGAGAAAGGAATAAGAAGAATTTGTGCTTTGTGAAGACTTTAGTGGAACTCCATTTTGTCTCTCGCTCCATTGTTTTTGACTGTTTCTGTACAGTATATACGTGtgagagtgcgtgtgtgtgctcgACAGACCGTATGTTTGTGtggtatgtatgtatgtgtctgtctgtatagGCATTCTATCAGTGACCTCTCAACTCCTCGTACCCAACTTTCATTGGGGGAGGAACGCCCCCTAAAAATACTGTACTGTTTACCATTGGTGGGCTATTCGAATTTTAGTCTATTTTAATTTCCTTTGTAACTCCAGTGTATAACAAACCAAACTATGACCTCATTAAGATAATAgtattattaaaaaaagcacaaacatggaCCGTCTGCAGAGAGCGTCTTCTTTCTCTATTTTTACCATTTGAGAGCAACACATTGTGAGGATCCGTCTTTCAGGACTCGACTTTGGCCCAGCGTGATTAATACTGCTAATACCCAGATGTGCTATGTGTGTTCTTCTTGTTCCTGTTGTGTaccctgttttgttttgactcttGTTGACTCTGGGTAATAATCATTCCCACAGCAATAATCCCCCCCAAAAAGGTCAGCAAAATGCGACAGGAGTGGCACAGCAGGTATGCCAGGTATTATAGAACTAGAGCTAGGTAGATCGGGTAAAAATTTTTAGTAAGACAGGTGTGGTGTCCAAAGAGAGACACGTAAAATGTAAACACGTACTGCTTACCATCCAGTTgacttcctctctttctctattgTATAAGCTTGTCATGTGTTTCTCCATTGGCTTTGGTGCAAAAATAGCCTGCCAGGGCTGTGGTGATggactacaaataaaaagatattgTTTTGGTATATACATGTTGTCTAtggcgtgtgtgtgcgtgcatgtgtgtgtccacatggctctagaccagtggttcccaaagtgggggtcgtgAGACACTGGGAGGGGGGGTCGCGAGttgccttccaaaaacaaatgcaaactggAAATGACTTGAAATCACATATTTGACCTATTATTGTGAAATTacatacaaaaatgttgtttaattaGTTTAAggttgctgtatttttttattgttgttctaatgtcagtgtttggataggcccaTTAGTGCATGCTGCTGTGTGCACCGTTATCCCTGCTCTAGACTATTCACATCTAGTCCCTTATGGGGGACAGGTGGTGTCTTCGTCATTGTATGCGTCATACCAGCTTTAGCTACATTTACCttgaacaaagagagaaaggcaaaacaaaaagcacttgATCAGGTACTTACTGAGACACACAGTATTTCAGAAATATGTCCAAGCTCCTAAATGCATTTGAACTCTTCTTCACCAGCTTTGCTTTCCttatgtgttttaatgttttgaggTTAGATCTTTTAAGGTTTAGCTGATGAGTACAGATCTCAGTAAAAACCAGCCAAGAGACAAAATTTGAATAAGATCTTTTTATTCTTCACTGATTTAAACCATAAAGTTTTCAGCAGCAAGTTACTCCTAATGAgatcaaatgttttcttgtttctctgTTTATAGTCACTGTAGTCTTATCCCCACAATAAGCCAACCCtaatatttcacttttaaaaagtgcCACAGCAGATTGATCCCTTTGTGCACATGGTTATGAACATTCAAGTACAATCCACGTCCTGTAATCAGTTGGTCATTAACATTTAATACAGTACATGAATTGAAGAGTTCTCCCCTGAGGAACGAAATGGTTGAATATTACAGATTTGCATAAGCGTTAAGATGCAGAAATTGATGTCACCAAGCCGAGGCTACACTCCTCCTCGCACTAGTTGCAGGTTCAACTTCTGATCCTGAAGCTGTTTgatgcatgtcacccccccccccccccccatacggCATCTCTCCTGTCAAAtaaagccccccaaaaatctTTAACAAAGTAAAAGCTGTATAAATGCACTGCTAAAAATAGTCCCAGACAAATGACTGATTTTACTCCAGTTTGAGTTCTTGGTTTAGCCattttagaaaatgaaaaatgaaattacATCTTCATCAAGAGGCTcatactttacttttttttaaatatgtgttgCCCATAAGAGAAACTTTCAACATCTCCGGCCTTTTTTACCATTAAGTCATTTATCTCTATCCAAGCAGCATTTGATATAAAAGCTGTGCAGAAAAAATCATTCACGTCAAACTGCAAATTAATTACCTATATGAAACaatttgttgccatggtaacacatGTTGAATCATAAACCAAAAGAGTGATGTAAAACTAGCTAAGAGGCTGTAATCCAGGACGTGTGCGTTAAACAGTTTCCCCCTGCTAAAAGTCTGACTGTGAGGTATGATGACTGCTGGTGGCTGGATGGAGTGAGCGGtgaggatggaaaaaaaacatgatgttaGAAACTGTCGGTGTGGTGTTGTGAGGTTCATGGTTTGATCAGGCCCTCAGTTTTGTTACAGAGTGACTTATAGAGTTCAGAGCTCAGTGAGTATGATGAGAGGACCTGTTTGAACTCCTCCAGGGGGCAGTAGGGTCCACTACAGCCGGGTATAAGAAGATCCTACAGAAAGACGAGCAATGCAGAGTGAAGCACGAGGAAATACAACCATTATTTACCATGGATATATAAACAGTCTGGCTCCTACCTTGCCGGTGTATGACACTTTAACGAAGGCCTGGCTCGTCTGACGGTGTTGGTAAAGCTCCAGTGTGATATCAGCAGCGTATGGTGGCCATCGCATGTCAAAAACCCCCAGAGCCATCAGACAGGGAATCAAAGTGGTGTCGTGTGCAGAGTACAAGAACAACTTTCTGTTTAAGGAGAAGAattcaaaaaatgaaaccaaCTCAAACAAGCATGTGCAGATAACAATACTGCGCTAAGTGTCCTACCTGTTCAGCTCTGATGAGGCGCCCTGTAGTTTCTCGTCCATGTTGGATAACAATGTGTGCAGGAGGGGTCCCACACACAGCTGCAAGTTCTCCCTGACCAAAACAGAACCCACAAGCAAAAGAATACAAGTTGAACTCAagtcttaaaggctttatatgtgatgttttgatccagcagatgtcgcccttgagcaccagcatgaaaccaaaacaactggcgctgcattgttgtgttagcatgctaatgctagcgatctttattatgctggtatcttcacactgcatgtaaatttacctgaaatgagcgtgatctagaaacacagttaagcagtgagtacagtatgttattcttcttttctctagtccctcaattaaacaacttttatacacgaggggaggagtcagccggccgtcctggcgatgtaaacaaagtgaagataggactctgaaaactgtgaaaacatcacagacagtgggactcgggtgttacacccattgtagacagtcatgactcacagagttattttcagaggagatacttgatttctacatttaagtgttaaaaatcacatattcagACTTTAAGAGAGAGGTAATGTTTCCTAACTGTGACTGATAAAGGGGTTGTCATTTTAACTGGAGTTTTGTTTCTTCTAACCTTTTGTTTGGTTGATACACATGGCAGATCATGTCCACAGCTCTCTGCTCCACTTTGTTCCTCCAGGTGTCGAGCTCTGGTGGGCAGGGCAGGCCATGCGTCTGTCAATGTGCACAGATTTAACACAGGATCAACTATTACACTTGACTTcaggtttgttatttttttcagagcTGTCTTTTATATTTGGAAAAAACGCTGGTTCTCCTTTGATCAGAGTTGTTTTCTAAAGGTGGTCTTATTTTCTTTGCAActgacagagaagagagagtcaATTTTTAAGCCATGCTAGAGAAATCTTCTTGCAGCTTTCTACTGTTTTTAATTGGATAACAGCTGTACTCACTCAGACATGTGTTGCTTTCATTTCTCTGAGAGTTATAATGAGTTGTAACTCGAAGCAGGTTGATCTAACCAAAGCTAAATCGTGAAATGTTAAGTAGTGCTTCTGAATTTGGCTgatgagggaaaaacaaaaaaaccctgctGTCTTGTTTCAGAGTCAGATCCTGTAACGCCTCAGGGCACACATTTCAAAGATAAGTCAATTGAATGTCTCCAGGGAAGAAAAGAAATGCCCCTCTGAAGTGGAATTTAACCCTCCTGATTCAACTAAAGCACAAAAATGATTTCAGTCTCTCCAACAAGGAATTTCCATCATCCACAATAATAAGTCTTTAGGGTTAACATCAATGAAATGggaataaaaacatcttcaatTACTGCAATGAGTGAACACTGACACTTTGAAATCACAATCTTCTGCTTGTTAAACTCGTTAATCTCTGGTGACTTGATGAGGTGATGCTATATTATGGAGCTAGCAAACAGCTAGCTGTCGCCTCGGGGGTCAGGCTCACTGTTGATGATAGTGGTATGTGTTTTCTGATAGCTTTGTGGTGAGACCCGACAAAAAGTCTCATGAATCATGATGCAGCACTGTCACCTCTCTGGCAACCATGTCGTCTCTAATGAGGATGAAGTCTACGTGCTGGTGAGCAGCGATGCCCAGCGCGCTCTGGATGCTCTGCAGGTCGGCTGCAATGTCTGGCAGAGTGGACGACTCTGCCCAGCGGTGGCtgtgcagaaaaaacaaacacaaaacacacagacacacaatgacaaCCTGTCAGAGTTGGCTCGGCCCGGCTTATAATTTTGCACAGCACATGATTAAATTCTCCAGTTTTTGGGGAAGCAAGCGCGCAGGATGTTTGAGGCACATTTCCTCTACATACCTGCCAAGGATTTTGAGCAGCTTGCATCCATGGTAGTTAGGATACAGGATTTCAGATTCTGCCTCTGTTGTAAATATTGGCACAGGGTCTTCTAGtagagcacaaaaaaaaaagattagacaAGACCCAGAATGGAATATATAACACACATAAGGATGTTTACCCTACCTTTCTGCTTTTGCTGGAAGAGCCCTGCTACCAGGCATTTAGCAGATTCAATGGTCCTCACAATGTTAGTGGAGCGCACACTAAAAATGGAAGAAATAGGTCATAGAAGGCAGCCAGCTAGAAAAACAGTAAAGTCTGATATCCTTTGTGTTTCACTCTTTAACTCAATGTATATCAACAAAGAAGTATTTTTGTCATGAAGTGCACTGCTTACTAGACCTCGGCTGGGCTGAATGTGGAGCTGAGGAAATGAGTCTCCTCGATGTATCTCCTCCTCAGCCTCTTGCCCAGCTCGTACAGCTGCTGCATGCCCACTGTGGTCAGCTGACCGGGGAACGTGCCACCCTGTCAAGTGTGACAAACAGGATCAAGTTGAACTCACAGATGTGCCTAAAAAAAGACGCACACTTGCCAAAGTCAGAGTACAAGGATGGCAGTAGCCCAGATTGTGGGATTTTGGTTTTTCTGAGCTAAATCGGGTGCAGTAAAGCTCTTCCTCAAAGCACAGGAAACTTTCATCTCCATGGACACCCATGGATGCCAAACAGGACACCGTATCTTACTGCACACAGTGTCAACCACATGACAGAGAGAAggtgactgagaggaagagcttCAGTGTCATCTGTGCAGCTTTGTAATTAATCCAagtgaccactagagggagacGATCAAACTGGACAAACATGGGCGAAAGTTACTTCCAAATCGAAAAAGAATATCCTAACATGCTTCAATTATTTAATCAAAAAACTACTTTTACGGGCCGCTGGTGGAtcagtgcgcgcgccccatgtatggaggctgtagtccttcaagcgggcggcccaggttcaaatcccacctgtggctcctttcccgcatgtcattcctctctctctctctctctctctctctctctctctagtgtAACTGACATCTTTGATGACTCTTTGATGCAGTAAAAAATGTCTAGTTGCACAAAATCTGAACTCTGGCAAAGGTACAGCCAAAATAGAATGACATCATTCTGTTACTGATTACTCTCGTACTTTCCAGCTAATACATTTCTAAATTACTGCCTCAAACTCTTTCCTGTTGTTATTATCACACccatatagaatagaatagaattactttattgattccaAACTGGGACATTGTGGTGTTACAAcagcaggttatcagagcaaataaaacaatataagaatagatacataaataagcacttagaatataaaaaataagaataagaagagatttatacatcaaggatttaacttaacattcctactggttcaaaaaaatgaaaaatgaaatacaacatttattcaggcttgtcaactgaatgtaaaaatacttgctggaggtaagagatgtaagtttGCATAGAACACAGCTTCTGTAGTTTCCACACCTGAATGCACTCAACGACACAAAACACACCTACTCACATTCAGTATGTTCTTCCGATAGTTGTCCTCTATAGGAGCCGGGGGCTTGGGACCACCAGTAAGATCTGTCACCACATAGTTGATGTGGCAGTGTGCAGGAGGTTCTAATAGCGTTGGAACCCACTGGACCTTTGACGAGACATACGCATTATGTTTCTCACATCTtctgatgaaaacaaatgagTTCAGAACTGAAATCGTTTTTTTACCTCCATCACATCAGGTATCGACTTCAGTGGCGTCCGAGCACCATGACGGAACAGGACTTGGACCAGTTTAAGTTCATAAGGAGAGCTGGTCTCTGTGTCAGCGGAGCAGCTGCTCAGTGTAGATTGAGTATTCTCCTCT
Encoded proteins:
- the acp6 gene encoding lysophosphatidic acid phosphatase type 6 encodes the protein MRHLWPKVCVLGSMSAAFGSVLLSEENTQSTLSSCSADTETSSPYELKLVQVLFRHGARTPLKSIPDVMEVQWVPTLLEPPAHCHINYVVTDLTGGPKPPAPIEDNYRKNILNGGTFPGQLTTVGMQQLYELGKRLRRRYIEETHFLSSTFSPAEVYVRSTNIVRTIESAKCLVAGLFQQKQKEDPVPIFTTEAESEILYPNYHGCKLLKILGSHRWAESSTLPDIAADLQSIQSALGIAAHQHVDFILIRDDMVARETHGLPCPPELDTWRNKVEQRAVDMICHVYQPNKRENLQLCVGPLLHTLLSNMDEKLQGASSELNRKLFLYSAHDTTLIPCLMALGVFDMRWPPYAADITLELYQHRQTSQAFVKVSYTGKDLLIPGCSGPYCPLEEFKQVLSSYSLSSELYKSLCNKTEGLIKP